Within Acidimicrobiales bacterium, the genomic segment GGCGAGCAGGAGCGGTTCGACCGCGACCAGCACACCAAGCACTTCCCCCACGCCGCCATCGCCTACTGCCTCCAGCAGGCGGGCCTCGGCATCGACCAGGTCGACGCCGTCGCCTTCGCCCACCACGGCGGCCTCGACTTCGCCCGGGGAACGGCCGATGCCGTGGCCCGGATGGCGCCCAAGCGGCTGGGCGCCCAGGCGTACACCGACGCACGTCTGGTGCTCAAGGAGCGCAGCTTCCGCCGCATCTGGGGCTACAAGGGGAAGGTCTTCCACGTCGGCCACCACGACGCACATGCGGCCAGCGCCTTCTTCTCGAGCCCCTACGACCGGGCGGCCGTGCTGACCCTCGACCGCGGCGGAGACTTCCTGTCGACGACCATGGCGGTGGGCGAGGGGAACCGGCTGCGCCAGATCGGCATGGTGCGCAACCCGCACTCCCTCGGCGAGGTGTACACCGCTTTCACCTGGCTGCTGGGCTTCCGGCCCAACGCCGACGAGGGAAAGCTCATGGGGCTGGCGCCCTACGGGCGCGACGTTCTGGCCAAGGACATCCGCGACCTCGTCCACCTCCGCGACGACGGGCGTTTCAAGGTCAACCTCCACTGGTTCCGCTACCAGCGCGAGGGTGGTTCGTTCTCCAAGGCCGGACTGGCCCGCTTCGGCCCGCCCCGGGTCCCCGAGTCCGAGATCACCGACCGCCACCAGGATCTGGCCTACGCCTGCCAGGATCTGGTGGAGGAGGCGGGGCTGCACGTGGCCCGGGCCGTGCGGAAGGCCACCGGCATGGAGCGGTTGTGCCTGGCCGGGGGCGTGGCGCTCAACTCGGTGATGAACGCCCGCGTCCTGGCCGAGGCCGGCTTCGACGAGATGTACGTGCAACCGGCGGCATCCGACGCCGGCAACGCCCTGGGCGCCGCCGCGTGGGTGTGGCACCACGAGATGGGCCAGCCCCGGGGCTGGTCGATGGAGCACGCCTTCTGGGGCCCCAGCTGGACCGAGCGCGACTGCGCGGCGGCCCTGTCCGCCCGCGGCCTGGAGACCCGCAAGGTCGCCGACCCAGCGGCCGAGGCGGCTGAGCGAGTGGCGGCCGGGAAGGTCGTCGGTTGGTTCCAGGGGCGCTCGGAGATCGGGCCCCGTGCCCTGGGCGCCCGCTCGATCATCGCCGACCCCCGCCGGGCCGAGATGGTGGAGACGGTGAACGCCCGCATCAAGCGGCGGGAGGCGTTCCGTCCCTTCGCCCCGAGCGTGCTCGACGAGCGCGGCTCCGAGTACTTCGAGAACTACTCGCACAACCCGTTCATGCTGCTGGTGCTGCCGGTGCGCCCCGAGAAGCGCTCGGTGATCCCGGCCGTCACCCACGTGGACGGCACCGGCCGCATGCAGAGCGTGAGCCCGTCGTTCAACCCGGCGTACCACCGGCTGATCTCCGAGTTCGACCGCCGCACCGGCGTCCCGGTGGTCCTCAACACGAGCTTCAACCTCCGGGGCGAGCCCATGGTGAACCGGCCCGAAGAAGCGGTGGAGGACTACCTCAAGAGCCAGATGGACGCCCTGTTCCTCGGCGACCTGATGGCCGAGAAGGCGCCGGCGCCCTGAGCGACGAGGCGGTGCGCAGGACGGCTCCCGCGCCGGGAGGTCAGCCCTGCAGCGTCAAAAGGTCGCGCTGGCCCTCGGTGGAGGCCCGGCGCAGCTTGGCCAGCGCCTTCGACTCGATCTGGCGGATCCGCTCGCGGGTGACGTTGAACCGCTGGGCCAGCTCCTCGAGCGTGCGGGGGGCACCCCGGTCGAGGCCGTAGCGGAGGAACAGCACCTCGCGCTCGCGCTCGCCGAGGGAGGCCAGCATCACGCCGACGGCCTCCGGCAGCAGGCCGGCGAGGACCTGCTCGTCCGGCGCCGGCGCGTTGGCGTCCTCGACGGTGTCGCCCAGCTCCATGTCGCCTTCGGAGCCGAGACTCTCGGAGAAGGACCGGGGCGAGCTGAGGTGGGGGAGCAGGTCCTCCACCTGGCGCAGCGGGAGGTCGACGATGGCGGCCAGCTCGGCCGAGCTGGGCTGGCGGCCGTGCAGCCGCTCGAACTCGGAGGTGGCCTTGCGCATCCGCATCACCTGGTCGCCGGTGTGCACGGGCAGGCGGATGGTGCGTCCGTTGTTGGCGATGCTGCGCGTCATGGCCTGGCGGATCCACCAGCTGGCGTAGGTGGAGAACTTGAACCCGCGTCGCGGGTCGAACTTCTCCACCGCCCGCAGCAGGCCCAGATTGCCCTCCTGGATGAGGTCCAGCATGGGAAGCCCCGACGAGCGATACCGGCGCGCCAGCGACACCACCAGGCGAAGGTTGCTCTGGACGAACTTCGTGGTGGCGTCGTCCCCGGCGCGAACGCGCTTCTTCAGGGCCTTGATACGGGCCGGCGTGGGAGCGGCCGCATCGGACAGTTCGGTGGCCGCCGCCTTGCCGTCGGCGACGAGCTCGCCGAGGCGGACTTCGTCATCACGGGTCAGCAGCGGATGGACGCTGATGTCCTGGAGGTAGATCCCCACCAGGTCGTCATCGCCCGTCTGCGCTCTGCTTGGTGCCAACCCACTCCTCCGCATGTAGTCGCGCCGCCAGCCCGGCGAGACGATTATCCATGATTCGGCACGACCCGGCTATCGACGGGCTGCCTTGGGGCGATTCGTCAGTTCCCGAGCGGTGTCCGGAGCAGGTTGAGGGCGAGGAGCAGCACGATGCCCCACAGGATGAACCAGATGGATGCGGCCACGATCAGGCCGAGAAGGCACCCGGGCGGGAGCTCTCGCATGCGGGGAATGCCCTCGCTGAACGAGAAGCGCTCGCCCTCCTCGGAGAGGACGCCCGTGAAGAGGACGAACAGCACGCCGCCGAAGACGACGCACAGGACCACCAGAAAGATCAGCAACCCGGTTCATCCTCATGCGCAGTCGGCCAGCCGTCCCCGGGCGCGGGACGACGCTGGATGTGGCGCCCGGCCGGGCGGCGCGGGCGGGCGCAGCCTACCCGGGACGGCCCCTCCGCGACACTCGCCGCGACGAGCGCGCGTGACAGACTGACCCCTCGTGGAGAGCCCGTTTCTCGCCCGAATCGCCGCCATCCTGCTCGCCTTCGCCGCTGCCGCACCCGTCGTCGTCGTGGCCCTCGTGATGGTCGCGCTGACGACGCTGCCCGTTCCGGACAAGCTGCCGACGGCCCGGCCGCCGGGAGGCAGCCAGATCAGCCGCGTGTTCGACGTGAACGGCGAGGAGATCGGCCAGTTCACCGAGTTCGAGCAGAACCGCCCGGTGAAGCCGGCCGACATCCCCGACCACCTGAAGAAGGCGGTGGTGGCGGCCGAGGACAAGAACTTCTACTCCCACAGCGGCGTCGACTTCGCGGCCACGATCCGCGCCCTCATCGCCGACCTGCGTGGCCAGGAGGTCGTCCAGGGTGGTTCCACGATCACCCAGCAGTACGTGAAGGCGGCGTACACGACCGGTGAGCGCACCATCGCCCGCAAGGTCCGCGAGGGCATCCTGGCCCGGCAGCTGTCGCGGAAGGCGAACAAGGACGAGATCCTCTTCAAGTACCTGTCCTCGATCTACCTGGGCGAGGGCGCGTACGGGGTGGGGGCCGCCTCGGAGACCTACTTCCGCAAGCAGGTGAGCGAGCTGACGCTGTCCGAGTCCGCCCTGTTGGCCGGGCTCATCCCGGCGCCCAGCCGCTACGAGCCGCGGGCCAACCCCGGGTCGGCCGAGGTCAAGCGCCAGTTGGTCCTCGACCGCATGCTCGAGGAGGGGTTCATCTCGGAGGAGGAGCACGCCAAGGCTTCACAGGAGCGCGTGTGGCTGGCCGCCAACGGGCCGCTCACCAGCCGGCCCGTCACCAACGTCTATCCCGCCCGGCAGAACTTCACCAAGTACCCCTACTTCGTCGACTACGTGCGCCGGTACCTCGAGGAGAAGCTGGGGCGCGACGCCGTGTACCGGGGCGGGCTGGAGATCCGCACCACCATCGACCCCCGGCTCCAGGACGCGGCCGAGCGGGCCACCTCCGAGAGCCTCATCGGGGTGGACCAGGCCATCGAGATGGCGCTGGTGTCCGTGGAGCCGCAGACGGGCTACGTGAAGGCGATGGTGGGCGGACGTGACTTCCTGGCGCCCGGCGGCCAGGTCAACCTGGCCCTCGGGAAGTGCGCGCTGGCGCCTGCGGCGGTACGCAGCAAGGTCGACGTTCCGGCCTCGTGCTGGGACCCCAAGGCCGTCACAGTGGAGGGCGGTGGCACGGGCCGCCAGCCCGGATCGTCGTGGAAGCCGTTCGTGCTGGCCGCCGCCTTCGCCAAGGGGATCTCCGACAAGAAGGTGTACTCGGCGCCGAGCCACTACCGCATCCCGCACTGCACGGGGGAGAAGGGCTGCGTCATCGAGAACTTCGAGGGCACGTCCGGCGGTCGGGCCACCCTTCGGGAGGCCACG encodes:
- a CDS encoding transglycosylase domain-containing protein; translated protein: MESPFLARIAAILLAFAAAAPVVVVALVMVALTTLPVPDKLPTARPPGGSQISRVFDVNGEEIGQFTEFEQNRPVKPADIPDHLKKAVVAAEDKNFYSHSGVDFAATIRALIADLRGQEVVQGGSTITQQYVKAAYTTGERTIARKVREGILARQLSRKANKDEILFKYLSSIYLGEGAYGVGAASETYFRKQVSELTLSESALLAGLIPAPSRYEPRANPGSAEVKRQLVLDRMLEEGFISEEEHAKASQERVWLAANGPLTSRPVTNVYPARQNFTKYPYFVDYVRRYLEEKLGRDAVYRGGLEIRTTIDPRLQDAAERATSESLIGVDQAIEMALVSVEPQTGYVKAMVGGRDFLAPGGQVNLALGKCALAPAAVRSKVDVPASCWDPKAVTVEGGGTGRQPGSSWKPFVLAAAFAKGISDKKVYSAPSHYRIPHCTGEKGCVIENFEGTSGGRATLREATEHSYNTVYAQVIGEVGVPEVGEMAKKLGITSAWVANPEVHGPSYALGAQEVAPLDMASAFGVFANSGIRNDPTPVVWAKRPDGKFAVDNRQPQGRRVLAEIIADNVTDVLKGVITGGTGTRANIGRPAAGKTGTAQEFRDAWFIGYTPTLSAAVWIGNKAKPTPLRNVKGLERVTGGSIPAETWKLFMDEAMKDVPVSDFPVPIPLESTSTTATTLFPPSTTTVPYRYEDTTTTFDTTPTTLPEETTTTTFPATTTTTIRRCGLLLVC
- a CDS encoding sigma-70 family RNA polymerase sigma factor; amino-acid sequence: MAPSRAQTGDDDLVGIYLQDISVHPLLTRDDEVRLGELVADGKAAATELSDAAAPTPARIKALKKRVRAGDDATTKFVQSNLRLVVSLARRYRSSGLPMLDLIQEGNLGLLRAVEKFDPRRGFKFSTYASWWIRQAMTRSIANNGRTIRLPVHTGDQVMRMRKATSEFERLHGRQPSSAELAAIVDLPLRQVEDLLPHLSSPRSFSESLGSEGDMELGDTVEDANAPAPDEQVLAGLLPEAVGVMLASLGEREREVLFLRYGLDRGAPRTLEELAQRFNVTRERIRQIESKALAKLRRASTEGQRDLLTLQG
- a CDS encoding carbamoyltransferase C-terminal domain-containing protein, yielding MTAVLGLNCFSHDTSACLLVDGAVVAIGEQERFDRDQHTKHFPHAAIAYCLQQAGLGIDQVDAVAFAHHGGLDFARGTADAVARMAPKRLGAQAYTDARLVLKERSFRRIWGYKGKVFHVGHHDAHAASAFFSSPYDRAAVLTLDRGGDFLSTTMAVGEGNRLRQIGMVRNPHSLGEVYTAFTWLLGFRPNADEGKLMGLAPYGRDVLAKDIRDLVHLRDDGRFKVNLHWFRYQREGGSFSKAGLARFGPPRVPESEITDRHQDLAYACQDLVEEAGLHVARAVRKATGMERLCLAGGVALNSVMNARVLAEAGFDEMYVQPAASDAGNALGAAAWVWHHEMGQPRGWSMEHAFWGPSWTERDCAAALSARGLETRKVADPAAEAAERVAAGKVVGWFQGRSEIGPRALGARSIIADPRRAEMVETVNARIKRREAFRPFAPSVLDERGSEYFENYSHNPFMLLVLPVRPEKRSVIPAVTHVDGTGRMQSVSPSFNPAYHRLISEFDRRTGVPVVLNTSFNLRGEPMVNRPEEAVEDYLKSQMDALFLGDLMAEKAPAP